From Dasypus novemcinctus isolate mDasNov1 chromosome 19, mDasNov1.1.hap2, whole genome shotgun sequence, a single genomic window includes:
- the EMID1 gene encoding EMI domain-containing protein 1 isoform X8 — translation MGGPRAWALLCLGLLLPGGGAAWSVGGAPFSGRRNWCSYVVTRVISCHVQNGTYLQRVLQNCPWPMSCPGNSYRTVVRPTYKVMYKTVTAREWRCCPGHSGVTCEEVAGSSGIVEPRWSGSAMRRVALQPTVFSGCLNCSKVLELTERLKVLEAKVAVLTVPEQAVPPAPTAPEDPTPLWGSLATQGSPGDGGLQGLPGARESVRAPLLPRDDRGGARGLPGPAGPKGDAGSRGPPGVTGPPGPQGPPGSPGQVGAVGIPGERGPPGPPGPPGPAGPPAPIGPPHAWISEHRDSLLSNTFTETSSHWPQGPMGPPGPPGPMGPPGPPGPMGIPGSPGHMGPPGPTGPEGMSGRPGEKGERGLRGEPGPQGSAGQQGEPGPKGDPGEKSHWWPESSPDYVMWTVWLEGNRQCQRGRGGLTCNR, via the exons GAACTGGTGCTCATACGTGGTGACCCGCGTCATCTCGTGCCACGTGCAGAACGGCACCTACCTCCAGCGGGTGCTGCAGAATTGTCCCTGGCCCATGAGCTGCCCTGGGAACAG CTACAGGACCGTGGTGAGACCCACATACAAGGTGATGTACAAGACGGTGACCGCCCGTGAATGGAGGTGCTGCCCCGGGCACTCGGGGGTGACCTGCGAGGAAG TCGCAGGCTCCTCTGGCATCGTGGAGCCCAGGTGGTCCGGCAGTGCCATGCGGCGGGTGGCTCTCCAGCCCACAGTCTTCTCAG GTTGTCTCAACTGCAGCAAAGTGTTGGAGCTGACAGAGCGGCTGAAGGTGCTGGAGGCCAAG GTGGCCGTGCTGACTGTCCCGGAGCAGGCAgtgcccccagcccccactgcCCCCGAGGACCCCACCCCACTCTGGGGCTCCCTGGCCACCCAGGGCAGCCCTGGAGATGGAGGCCTCCAAG GGCTGCCGGGAGCCAGAGAGAGCGTGAGGGCCCCACTGCTCCCTCGGGATG ACCGAGGTGGTGCTCGGGGACTGCCAGGGCCCGCCGGCCCCAAGGGAGATGCCGGCAGCCGAGGCCCGCCGGGGGTGACAGGCCCACCAG GTCCTCAGGGCCCCCCAGGGAGCCCTGGCCAGGTTGGAGCTGTGGGGATCCCCGGAGAGAGGGGACCTCCAGGCCCCCCAGGACCCCCTGGCCCTGCTGGCCCCCCGGCCCCCATCGGGCCACCCCACGCCTGGATCTCTGAGCACC GGGACTCATTACTGTCCAACACCTTCACTGAGACCAGCAGCCACTGGCCCCAGGGACCCATGGGGCCCCCAGGCCCTCCAGGGCCCATGG GTCCCCCTGGGCCCCCGGGCCCCATGGGCATCCCCGGGAGTCCTGGACACATG GGACCTCCAGGCCCCACCGGCCCAGAAGGAATGTCTGGCcgcccaggagagaagggagagcgA ggaCTGCGAGGGGAGCCTGGCCCCCAGGGCTCTGCAGGGCAGCAG GGAGAACCTGGCCCCAAAGGAGACCCTGGTGAGAAGAGTCACTGG TGGCCTGAAAGTAGCCCAGACTACGTGATGTGGACAGTGTGGCTGGAGGGCAACAGACAGTGCCAGCGAGGCCGTGGTGGGCTCACCTGTAACAGGTGA